The following proteins come from a genomic window of Nodosilinea sp. FACHB-141:
- the rpiA gene encoding ribose-5-phosphate isomerase RpiA, whose protein sequence is MTEMDPVKLMKQEVGRQAAARVQSNTVVGLGTGSTTAYAIQFIGERLASGEISNIKGVPTSFQASVLAKQYGIPLTTLDEGDEIALAIDGADEVDPQMNLVKGGGAAHTREKIVDSLAKEFIVVVDSSKLVDKLGTTFALPVEVMPLAVTPVSKALEALGGKPDLRMGIKKDGPVITDQGNMILDVKFDAIDDPAGLEKTINNIPGVLDNGLFVGVATEVLVGEVKDGQASVRKL, encoded by the coding sequence ATGACCGAGATGGATCCTGTCAAGTTGATGAAGCAGGAAGTGGGTCGCCAGGCGGCGGCGCGGGTGCAGTCAAACACGGTGGTAGGCCTAGGTACTGGGTCGACTACCGCGTATGCCATCCAGTTCATTGGCGAGCGGCTAGCTAGCGGCGAAATCAGCAACATCAAGGGCGTGCCCACCTCCTTTCAAGCGTCAGTGCTGGCCAAGCAGTACGGCATTCCCCTCACCACGCTTGACGAAGGCGACGAGATTGCTTTGGCTATTGATGGAGCCGACGAAGTTGACCCTCAAATGAACTTGGTGAAGGGAGGTGGCGCTGCCCACACCCGCGAGAAAATCGTCGATTCCCTTGCCAAAGAATTTATCGTCGTTGTCGATAGCTCGAAGCTGGTGGATAAACTGGGCACAACCTTCGCTTTGCCCGTGGAAGTCATGCCGTTGGCCGTTACCCCGGTTTCCAAGGCGTTGGAAGCCCTCGGCGGCAAGCCCGACTTGCGCATGGGCATTAAAAAAGACGGTCCCGTCATCACCGACCAGGGCAACATGATTTTAGACGTGAAATTTGATGCGATCGACGACCCTGCGGGCTTAGAAAAGACCATCAATAATATCCCCGGAGTGCTCGACAACGGCCTTTTTGTGGGCGTAGCCACCGAAGTGTTGGTAGGCGAAGTCAAAGACGGCCAGGCTAGCGTTCGCAAGCTGTAA
- the rpe gene encoding ribulose-phosphate 3-epimerase has product MPHTSSQKSVVISPSILSADFSRLGEEIKAADEAGADWIHVDVMDGRFVPNITIGPLIVEAIRPVTQKPLDVHLMIVEPEKYVADFAKAGADIITVHCEHNASPHLHRTLGQIKELGKEAGVVLNPGTPLSLIENVLDLCDLVLIMSVNPGFGGQSFIPTMVDKIRALRTMCDERGLDPWIEVDGGLKANNTWQVLEAGANAIVAGSAVFNAPDYAAAIEGIRHSKRPAPELAAV; this is encoded by the coding sequence ATGCCTCACACCTCTTCTCAAAAGTCCGTTGTTATCTCTCCCTCCATTCTCTCGGCGGATTTTAGCCGCTTGGGCGAAGAGATCAAGGCCGCTGATGAAGCCGGTGCCGACTGGATTCATGTGGATGTGATGGATGGTCGCTTTGTGCCCAACATTACCATCGGCCCCCTGATCGTTGAGGCGATTCGCCCCGTCACCCAAAAGCCCCTCGACGTGCACCTGATGATCGTTGAGCCTGAAAAGTATGTGGCCGATTTCGCTAAGGCTGGCGCTGACATCATCACTGTTCATTGCGAGCACAACGCCTCACCCCACCTGCACCGCACCCTGGGCCAGATCAAAGAGCTGGGCAAAGAGGCGGGCGTGGTGCTTAACCCCGGCACCCCGCTGTCGCTGATTGAGAATGTGCTCGACCTCTGCGATCTGGTACTGATTATGAGCGTTAACCCTGGCTTTGGTGGCCAGAGCTTCATCCCCACCATGGTCGACAAAATTCGCGCCCTGCGCACCATGTGCGACGAGCGTGGTCTAGATCCTTGGATTGAAGTGGATGGTGGTCTGAAGGCCAACAATACCTGGCAGGTGCTAGAAGCTGGGGCCAATGCGATCGTGGCTGGTTCAGCGGTGTTCAATGCGCCCGACTATGCGGCGGCGATCGAAGGCATTCGCCACAGCAAGCGCCCTGCTCCTGAGCTGGCCGCTGTCTAG
- a CDS encoding manganese catalase family protein, with translation MFYHKKRLQYFTKPEKPDPVYAKQLQELIGGPFGEMSVMMQYLFQGWNCRGPAKYKDMMLDIGTEEIGHVEMLANMIAHLVDKAPADVQEKSALDPIVEGVMGGMKTEDIIMSSMNPKHAIVAGGGALPADSTGYPWNGNYIVASGNLMADFYSNVQAEAQGRLQAVRLYEMSTDPGVKDTLSYMIARDTMHQNQWLAAIEELKADGLEDVPVPSRFSRSQEKQDVSYQFWNLSEGTESEQGRWAKGPSPDGKGEFEYLENPEPQGPEGEAPIPNPKLYSTPKK, from the coding sequence ATGTTTTACCACAAGAAGCGCTTGCAATATTTCACTAAGCCTGAAAAGCCCGATCCGGTTTATGCAAAACAGCTACAAGAGTTGATTGGCGGGCCTTTCGGTGAAATGTCTGTGATGATGCAGTACCTATTTCAAGGCTGGAACTGCCGAGGTCCTGCAAAATACAAAGACATGATGCTCGACATTGGCACCGAGGAAATTGGCCACGTTGAGATGTTGGCCAATATGATTGCTCATTTGGTTGACAAAGCCCCTGCGGATGTTCAAGAAAAATCCGCTTTGGACCCCATTGTAGAAGGGGTAATGGGCGGCATGAAAACTGAAGATATCATCATGTCTAGCATGAACCCCAAACATGCCATCGTAGCTGGCGGTGGTGCGCTGCCCGCCGACAGCACAGGCTATCCCTGGAACGGTAACTACATCGTGGCCTCGGGCAACCTGATGGCTGACTTTTACTCCAACGTGCAGGCTGAAGCTCAGGGCCGTCTCCAGGCCGTGCGCCTGTACGAAATGTCTACCGACCCCGGCGTCAAAGACACCTTGAGCTACATGATTGCTCGCGATACTATGCACCAAAATCAGTGGCTGGCAGCGATCGAAGAACTCAAGGCCGATGGCTTAGAAGACGTGCCGGTGCCCAGCCGATTCTCGCGATCGCAGGAGAAACAGGACGTCTCTTACCAGTTCTGGAATCTGTCAGAAGGCACCGAAAGCGAGCAGGGGCGTTGGGCCAAAGGTCCTAGCCCTGATGGCAAAGGTGAGTTTGAGTATCTGGAAAATCCAGAACCTCAAGGTCCTGAGGGTGAGGCTCCGATTCCCAACCCCAAACTTTACTCCACTCCTAAGAAGTAG
- a CDS encoding CHASE2 domain-containing protein: MVKSYRRIFQIGHGLMVSWAVFGAIALTSQHPWIVLIEGQAQSFLLRLRGPVPPPEEIVIVGIDEYSLTQGDLYQADPERYPFLEPLAIWPWQRQAYAQAIEQLMAAGAKAVALDVLLVDPSGYGPDDDAVLEETLTRWGDRVALAAAYDVSSSDFGLFTNLLQPVYSSQTQVGLINLEVDADGKHRAFPDRGIETLRQAHKFSDDLPSLAGATLAAANYPNPKRQSQQLFFYGSAGSFPVVSFVQLLDPNNWPLIADQFEGKIVLIGPMATSFQDRKRTPSDEAMPGVEIHAHALAALMEDRVVNAAIANPLAQGLLTAVAIGAIGLWLGYRFTQPVPRLVGFLGAIATWGALAYLLMVHGDRLMPVAIPVACLGMGGVTYIATGAVSNRLEEQRLRRTLERYVAPSVAQEILNQPEDFTSLTVGQKFQAAVLFSDIRGFSRISYQLGAVETVSLLNSYLDVMVDAILEHRGTIDKFIGDAVMAEFGAPKSLGPEQDALGAISAALAMRKALASLRIILKEKGLPPLYNGIGISYGELVVGNVGSVQRLEYTAIGDTVNVASRIEGLTKMVGTDLLITQPCYDLVKDHIITVDHGTHFLAGREQESVQVYGVVAFKGESDDLYQQVQKDLIQHLSQPKTITLTSREKPT, from the coding sequence ATGGTTAAATCCTATCGACGTATCTTTCAGATTGGGCATGGGCTGATGGTAAGCTGGGCGGTGTTTGGGGCGATCGCCCTCACCTCCCAGCACCCGTGGATTGTGTTGATTGAGGGCCAGGCTCAGTCGTTTTTGCTGCGGCTGCGGGGGCCGGTGCCCCCACCCGAGGAAATTGTGATTGTGGGCATTGACGAATATTCGCTGACCCAGGGCGACCTGTACCAAGCCGATCCAGAACGCTATCCGTTTTTGGAGCCTCTGGCGATCTGGCCGTGGCAGCGCCAAGCCTATGCCCAAGCGATTGAGCAGCTGATGGCCGCTGGGGCTAAGGCGGTGGCCCTTGACGTGTTGCTAGTTGACCCTAGCGGCTACGGACCCGACGATGATGCGGTTTTAGAAGAAACCCTGACTCGGTGGGGCGATCGCGTAGCCCTAGCCGCCGCCTACGACGTTTCAAGCAGCGACTTTGGTCTATTTACCAACCTGTTACAGCCCGTCTATAGCAGCCAGACTCAGGTGGGCCTCATTAACCTAGAGGTCGATGCCGACGGCAAGCATCGCGCCTTTCCCGATCGCGGCATTGAAACCCTGCGGCAGGCCCACAAATTCTCCGATGATTTACCGTCCCTCGCAGGCGCCACCCTGGCGGCAGCCAACTACCCCAACCCAAAGCGCCAGAGCCAACAGCTCTTCTTTTACGGCTCAGCAGGCAGTTTTCCGGTGGTGTCGTTTGTGCAGTTGCTTGACCCTAATAACTGGCCCCTAATCGCCGATCAGTTTGAGGGCAAGATCGTGCTAATTGGCCCCATGGCCACGTCGTTTCAAGACCGCAAGCGCACCCCCAGCGATGAGGCCATGCCGGGGGTTGAAATCCATGCCCACGCCCTCGCCGCGCTGATGGAGGATCGGGTGGTCAACGCTGCGATTGCCAACCCTCTAGCCCAAGGATTGCTGACGGCGGTCGCCATTGGGGCCATCGGTCTATGGCTCGGCTATCGCTTTACGCAGCCCGTGCCCAGGCTAGTGGGCTTTTTGGGTGCGATCGCCACCTGGGGAGCGCTGGCCTATCTACTGATGGTGCATGGCGATCGCCTCATGCCCGTCGCTATCCCCGTCGCCTGTCTGGGCATGGGTGGTGTTACCTACATCGCCACCGGGGCCGTCAGCAACCGACTCGAAGAACAGCGCTTGCGCCGCACCCTAGAGCGCTACGTGGCCCCGTCGGTGGCCCAAGAAATTCTCAACCAGCCCGAAGACTTTACTAGCCTCACCGTGGGGCAAAAGTTTCAGGCGGCGGTGCTGTTTTCAGATATTCGCGGATTTAGCCGCATTTCATATCAGCTGGGGGCAGTTGAAACCGTCAGCTTGCTCAACTCCTACCTGGATGTGATGGTGGATGCCATTCTGGAGCACCGGGGCACCATCGACAAATTCATTGGCGACGCGGTGATGGCCGAGTTCGGCGCACCCAAATCCCTCGGGCCAGAGCAAGATGCCTTGGGGGCTATCTCTGCCGCCCTAGCCATGCGAAAGGCGCTCGCCAGCCTGCGCATTATTCTCAAAGAAAAAGGACTGCCGCCGCTCTACAACGGCATTGGTATCAGCTATGGCGAGCTAGTGGTGGGCAATGTGGGGTCGGTGCAGCGGCTAGAATATACCGCCATTGGCGACACCGTGAACGTGGCCAGCCGCATTGAGGGGCTGACCAAAATGGTGGGCACCGATCTGCTCATCACTCAGCCCTGCTACGACCTGGTGAAAGACCACATCATCACCGTCGATCACGGCACCCACTTCCTGGCCGGGCGCGAGCAAGAATCGGTTCAGGTGTACGGCGTCGTGGCCTTCAAGGGCGAAAGCGATGACCTCTACCAGCAGGTGCAAAAAGACCTCATTCAACACTTGAGCCAGCCGAAGACAATCACCTTGACCAGCAGGGAAAAACCGACCTGA
- a CDS encoding aldo/keto reductase has protein sequence MQYRRFGRTELQMPVFSCGGMRYQHSWKDVPPTDIPRKNQENLEATIRRALEVGINHIETARGYGTSEIQLGQILPGLERESLIVQTKVSPTADPAEFRQNLTQSLANLRLDTVDLLGLHGINTAEILDWTLRPSGCMEVAREFQRQGRVRFIGFSTHAPTAVIQQAIASDAFDYVNLHWYYVNQDNWAALDTAQRHDVGVFIISPSDKGGHLYSPPAKLVDLCNPLSPMVFNDLFCLSHPQVHTLSIGAARPTDFDEHLKTLPLLEDADAHLKPVLDRLHRHAQTVLGEDWLHTWKIGLPSADETPGHINIPAILRLRNLLLAFDMEDYAKARYNMLGNAGHWFPGEKAENLSQVDLSECLCRSPHAEKIPHLLAETHAALAGQAMARLSNA, from the coding sequence ATGCAGTACCGCCGCTTTGGTCGCACTGAGCTTCAGATGCCCGTATTTTCCTGCGGTGGCATGCGGTATCAGCACTCATGGAAAGATGTACCGCCAACCGATATTCCTCGCAAGAATCAGGAGAATTTAGAGGCCACTATTCGCCGAGCGCTGGAGGTGGGCATTAACCATATCGAAACCGCGCGGGGCTATGGCACGTCTGAAATTCAGCTGGGACAGATTTTGCCGGGGTTAGAGCGAGAGAGCCTGATTGTGCAAACTAAAGTCTCCCCCACGGCTGACCCCGCTGAGTTTCGCCAAAATCTAACTCAATCGCTGGCCAACCTGCGCTTAGACACTGTCGACCTGCTTGGCCTCCACGGCATCAACACCGCCGAAATTTTAGATTGGACCCTGCGTCCTAGCGGCTGCATGGAGGTGGCTCGCGAGTTTCAGCGCCAGGGGCGGGTGCGGTTTATTGGCTTTTCGACCCATGCGCCGACGGCAGTGATTCAGCAAGCGATCGCCTCCGATGCCTTCGACTACGTCAACCTGCACTGGTACTACGTGAATCAGGATAACTGGGCTGCGCTCGACACCGCCCAGCGCCACGATGTCGGCGTCTTCATCATTAGCCCATCCGATAAAGGGGGCCACCTCTACAGTCCCCCGGCCAAGCTAGTGGACCTGTGCAATCCGCTCAGCCCAATGGTGTTCAACGATCTGTTTTGCCTCAGCCATCCCCAGGTGCACACCCTCAGCATTGGTGCGGCGCGCCCCACTGATTTTGACGAACACCTCAAGACCCTGCCTCTGCTAGAAGACGCCGACGCGCACCTCAAACCCGTGCTCGATCGCCTGCACCGCCACGCCCAAACTGTACTGGGCGAGGACTGGCTGCACACCTGGAAAATCGGTTTGCCCAGCGCCGACGAGACTCCGGGCCACATCAACATCCCTGCTATTTTGCGGCTGCGCAACCTGCTGCTCGCCTTTGATATGGAAGACTACGCCAAGGCTCGCTACAACATGCTGGGCAACGCGGGTCACTGGTTCCCTGGCGAAAAGGCCGAGAATCTGAGCCAGGTAGATCTATCCGAATGCCTATGCCGCAGCCCTCACGCCGAGAAAATTCCGCATCTGCTGGCCGAGACCCACGCCGCATTGGCCGGTCAAGCGATGGCTCGACTGTCGAATGCCTAA